In Trichoderma breve strain T069 chromosome 4, whole genome shotgun sequence, the following proteins share a genomic window:
- a CDS encoding short chain dehydrogenase domain-containing protein, translated as MTTFHLQSVDNDLRGRLALVTGSSGGIGSACAKSLASEGCDVVLHFSSSKEQAEILASELQRDYPSQLFVTAQCNLTCRESTRSFISTVLATPTIAEKHKAISVLVANAGIGRRIRDIKDINEQDWDDMMEVNVRSQFVITKSAVEGMRSQGWGRVILVSSIASRGGGLNGCHYAASKGALSSMGLNLATVLAPEGITVNIVSPAMIGSTGMIPTPKERTWTSKCDMEAKKESDPGLAIASSVPIHRLGVPEEVANVVLMCAKTGYMTGQDILLAGGLK; from the exons ATGACCACTTTTCATCTCCAATCGGTAGACAATGACCTGCGTGGCCGTCTTGCGTTGGTGACAGGATCGAG TGGTGGGATTGGCTCGGCTTGTGCAAAATCATTGGCCTCCGAAGGTTGCGATGTTGTTCTTCATTTTTCCTCTAGCAAG GAACAAGCCGAAATATTAGCCTCTGAGCTCCAACGAGATTATCCGTCACAATTATTCGTTACCGCCCAATGCAATCTTACGTGCCGCGAATCCACACGCTCGTTCATATCAACGGTGCTGGCTACGCCGACTATCGCCGAGAAGCACAAAGCGATATCTGTGCTGGTTGCAAACGCCGGTATTGGTCGTCGCATCCGAGATATTAAGGACATAAATGAACAAGACTGGGATGATATGATGGAGGTCAATGTTCGCAGTCAGTTCGTCATTACAAAGTCAGCTGTGGAAGGGATGCGATCACAGGGCTGGGGAAGGGTGATTCTCGTAAGCAGTATTGCGAGCCGGGGAGGCGGGCTGAATGGGTGCCATTACGCGGCTTCGAAGGGTGCTTTAAG CTCGATGGGGCTGAACTTGGCTACAGTTCTGGCTCCAGAAGGTATTACGGTCAACATT GTCTCGCCAGCCATGATCGGCTCTACAGGAATGATTCCTACTCCGAAAGAACG AACATGGACTTCTAAATGTGACatggaggcaaagaaggagTCAGATCCCGGGCTTGCAATTGCTAGCAGCGTTCCGATACATCGACTCGGGGTGCCAGAAGAGGTGGCTAATGTGGTATTAAT GTGCGCAAAGACTGGATATATGACGGGGCAGGATATCTTGCTGGCTGGTGGATTAAAATAG